One Ricinus communis isolate WT05 ecotype wild-type chromosome 1, ASM1957865v1, whole genome shotgun sequence DNA window includes the following coding sequences:
- the LOC8289126 gene encoding UDP-glucose 6-dehydrogenase 5 gives MVKICCIGAGYVGGPTMAVIALKCPEIEVAVVDISVARINAWNSDQLPIYEPGLDDVVKECRGRNLFFSTDVEKHVSEADIVFVSVNTPTKTQGLGAGKAADLTYWESAARMIADVSKSDKIVVEKSTVPVKTAEAIEKILTHNSKGINFQILSNPEFLAEGTAISDLFKPDRVLIGGRETPEGQKAIQALRDVYAHWVPVEQIICTNLWSAELSKLAANAFLAQRISSVNAMSALCEATGADVTQVSHAVGKDTRIGPKFLNASVGFGGSCFQKDILNLVYICECNGLPEVANYWKQVIKVNDYQKNRFVNRVVSSMFNTVSGKKIAILGFAFKKDTGDTRETPAIDVCKGLLGDKAQLSIYDPQVSEDQIQRDLSMKKFDWDHPIHLQPLSPTSVKQVSCVWDAYEATKGAHGICILTEWDEFKTLDYERIYENMQKPAFVFDGRNIVDADKLRQIGFIVYAIGKPLDPWLKDMPAIA, from the coding sequence atggtgaaaatttGCTGTATTGGAGCTGGCTATGTTGGTGGCCCCACCATGGCTGTGATTGCTTTGAAGTGCCCAGAAATTGAAGTAGCTGTGGTTGATATTTCTGTGGCGCGTATCAATGCCTGGAATAGCGACCAGCTCCCCATCTATGAACCAGGTCTTGACGATGTTGTGAAGGAGTGTAGAGGAAGAAACCTTTTCTTTAGCACTGATGTTGAGAAACATGTTTCGGAGGCTGATATAGTCTTCGTGTCAGTTAACACCCCAACCAAAACCCAAGGGCTTGGAGCTGGAAAAGCTGCAGATTTGACTTATTGGGAGAGTGCTGCTCGAATGATTGCAGATGTATCAAAATCTGACAAAATTGTTGTTGAGAAATCAACAGTCCCTGTGAAAACAGCTGAGGCAATTGAGAAGATATTGACCCACAACAGCAAAGGCATCAACTTTCAAATTCTCTCTAACCCTGAATTCCTTGCCGAAGGAACTGCAATTTCAGACCTTTTTAAACCAGACCGTGTGCTTATTGGTGGTAGGGAGACTCCAGAAGGGCAAAAAGCAATCCAAGCATTGAGAGATGTTTATGCCCATTGGGTCCCTGTGGAACAGATCATATGCACCAATCTGTGGTCTGCTGAGCTCTCAAAACTAGCTGCAAATGCCTTTTTGGCACAGAGGATTTCCTCTGTTAATGCTATGTCAGCTCTGTGTGAGGCCACTGGTGCAGATGTCACTCAAGTGTCACATGCTGTTGGCAAGGACACAAGAATCGGGCCTAAGTTCTTGAATGCCAGTGTAGGATTTGGTGGATCTTGTTTCCAGAAAGATATCTTGAACTTGGTCTACATTTGTGAGTGCAATGGCCTTCCTGAGGTTGCAAATTACTGGAAACAGGTTATCAAGGTGAATGACTACCAAAAGAACCGTTTTGTGAATCGGGTGGTTTCTTCTATGTTTAACACAGTGTCAGGTAAGAAGATTGCAATTTTAGGATTTGCTTTCAAGAAAGATACCGGTGATACTAGGGAGACCCCAGCTATTGATGTTTGCAAGGGCTTATTGGGTGACAAAGCTCAATTGAGCATATATGACCCACAGGTTTCAGAAGACCAGATTCAAAGGGACCTCTCTATGAAGAAATTTGATTGGGATCATCCCATTCATCTACAGCCATTGAGTCCAACTTCTGTTAAGCAAGTTAGTTGTGTTTGGGATGCTTACGAGGCAACAAAGGGTGCTCATGGTATCTGCATTCTAACTGAGTGGGATGAGTTCAAAACTCTTGATTATGAGAGGATCTACGAAAACATGCAGAAGCCTGCATTTGTGTTCGATGGACGTAATATTGTGGATGCTGATAAGCTGAGGCAAATAGGGTTTATCGTTTACGCCATTGGTAAGCCACTGGATCCATGGTTGAAGGACATGCCTGCTATTGCATAA
- the LOC8289128 gene encoding NAC domain-containing protein 102 isoform X1 → MIMSSLSSLVFLVLTNLPSPEVDSDTAEVEEVLGNLAPPEADKVEEEEEINELQHDLASSSSYNLAGDLIVDQLTKMEDFQAPQVQYGAEGNEDIGENLIALPRQSAGRCVDMVGNLNSVCGYRFSPNDYELIIYYLAQKILGMPRPLDIIQEIDVYKCDPEQLPIDEFKHALPGEAYFFTRKVRKHSNKSSSRRTIGTGYWKATDKETIVTRRKKCVGYKKTMVFYRGKAPKGKRTHWIMDEYRVNASLFPNIQRNERLKSNVITSNPNFLLLIVFKFSSFISFNHAAVGELCGMQNQKKEQK, encoded by the exons ATGATAATGTCAAGTTTGAGCTCATTGGTTTTCTTAGTCCTAACTAACCTGCCAAGTCCTGAGGTGGATTCCGATACAGCTGAAGTTGAAGAGGTCCTGGGCAACTTGGCACCTCCTGAGGCAGATAAAGTTGAAGAGGAAGAGGAGATTAACGAACTTCAACATGACttagcttcttcttcttcttataattTAGCTGGTGACTTGATCGTAGATCAGCTAACAAAGATGGAGGACTTTCAAGCTCCTCAAGTGCAGTATGGAGCTGAAGGGAATGAAGACATTGGAGAGAACTTAATTGCACTGCCTCGTCAATCAGCAGGTCGTTGTGTTGACATGGTAGGGAATCTGAATTCAGTTTGTGGGTACAGATTTTCTCCTAATGATTATGAGTTGATCATTTATTATCTAGCGCAAAAGATTTTGGGCATGCCACGACCTCTGGATATAATCCAAGAAATTGATGTATACAAGTGTGACCCTGAGCAGCTTCCAATTG ATGAATTCAAGCATGCGTTGCCTGGAGAGGCATATTTCTTTACACGTAAAGTGAGGAAACATTCAAATAAATCAAGTTCAAGACGAACTATTGGCACGGGATACTGGAAAGCCACGGATAAAGAAACCATTGTGACTCGCAGGAAGAAGTGCGTCGGCTATAAGAAAACTATGGTTTTCTACAGGGGAAAGGCACCGAAAGGGAAGAGAACCCATTGGATTATGGATGAATATAGAGTGAATGCCTCGTTATTTCCTAATATTCAGCGTAACGAACGCCTTAAATCCAACGTAATCACAAGTAATCCCAATTTTCTGCTTCTCATAGTTTTTAAATTCTCaagttttatttcttttaatcatGCTGCAGTTGGAGAACTATGTGGTATGCAGAATCAGAAGAAAGAGCAAAAGTAG
- the LOC8289130 gene encoding UDP-glucose 6-dehydrogenase 4, with the protein MVKICCIGAGYVGGPTMAVIALKCPEIEVAVVDISVARINAWNSDQLPIYEPGLDDVVKERRGKNLFFSTDVEKHVSEADIVFVSVNTPTKTQGLGAGKAADLTYWESAARMIADVSKSDKIVVEKSTVPVKTAEAIEKILTHNSKGINFQILSNPEFLAEGTAIEDLFKPDRVLIGGRETPEGQKAIQALKDVYAHWVPVEQIICTNLWSAELSKLAANAFLAQRISSVNAMSALCEATGADVTQVSHAVGKDTRIGPKFLNASVGFGGSCFQKDILNLVYICECNGLPEVANYWKQVIKVNDYQKNRFVNRVVSSMFNTVSGKKIAILGFAFKKDTGDTRETPAIDVCNGLLGDKAQLSIYDPQVSHDQIQRDLSMKKFDWDHPIHLQPMSPSTVKQVSHAWDPYEATKGAHGICILTEWDEFKSLDYQKIYDNMQKPAFVFDGRNVVDADKLRKIGFIVYAIGKPLDPWLKDMPAIA; encoded by the coding sequence ATGGTGAAGATTTGTTGTATTGGAGCTGGCTATGTCGGTGGCCCCACCATGGCTGTGATTGCACTAAAGTGTCCAGAAATTGAAGTAGCTGTAGTTGACATTTCTGTTGCACGAATCAATGCCTGGAACAGTGACCAACTCCCCATCTATGAGCCAGGCCTAGATGATGTGGTGAAGGAGCGCCGAGGAAAAAACCTTTTCTTCAGCACTGATGTCGAGAAGCATGTTTCGGAAGCTGATATTGTATTTGTATCAGTTAACACCCCAACCAAAACCCAAGGGCTTGGAGCTGGTAAAGCAGCTGACTTGACCTATTGGGAGAGTGCTGCTAGAATGATTGCAGATGTGTCAAAATCAGACAAAATTGTTGTCGAGAAATCAACAGTTCCTGTGAAAACAGCTGAGGCAATCGAAAAGATTTTGACACACAACAGCAAAGGTATCAACTTTCAGATTCTCTCTAACCCAGAGTTCCTTGCTGAGGGAACTGCCATCGAAGACCTTTTCAAACCAGACCGTGTTCTTATTGGTGGTAGGGAGACTCCAGAAGGACAAAAAGCAATTCAAGCACTGAAAGACGTTTATGCCCATTGGGTCCCTGTGGAACAGATCATATGCACCAATCTCTGGTCTGCTGAGCTCTCGAAACTCGCTGCAAATGCCTTTTTGGCACAAAGGATTTCCTCTGTGAATGCTATGTCAGCTCTATGTGAGGCCACTGGTGCAGATGTAACCCAAGTGTCACATGCTGTTGGTAAGGACACAAGGATCGGGCCTAAGTTCTTGAATGCAAGTGTAGGATTTGGTGGATCTTGTTTCCAGAAAGATATCTTGAACTTGgtctatatttgtgagtgcaATGGCCTTCCTGAGGTTGCAAATTACTGGAAACAGGTTATTAAGGTGAATGACTACCAAAAGAATCGTTTCGTGAATCGGGTGGTTTCTTCTATGTTTAACACAGTTTCAGGTAAGAAAATTGCAATTTTGGGATTTGCTTTTAAGAAAGACACAGGTGATACTAGGGAGACCCCAGCTATCGATGTTTGTAACGGCTTGTTGGGCGACAAAGCACAATTGAGTATATATGACCCACAGGTTTCGCATGACCAGATTCAAAGGGATCTCTCTATGAAGAAATTTGATTGGGATCATCCCATTCATCTTCAGCCGATGAGTCCGTCAACAGTCAAGCAAGTTAGTCATGCTTGGGATCCTTATGAGGCAACAAAAGGTGCTCACGGTATCTGCATCTTGACCGAGTGGGATGAGTTTAAGTCTCTTGATTATCAGAAGATTTATGATAATATGCAGAAGCCTGCATTTGTATTTGATGGGCGTAATGTCGTGGATGCTGATAAACTGAGGAAGATCGGGTTTATTGTTTACGCCATTGGTAAGCCACTTGATCCATGGCTGAAGGACATGCCTGCTATTGCATAA
- the LOC8289128 gene encoding NAC domain-containing protein 83 isoform X2: MIMSSLSSLVFLVLTNLPSPEVDSDTAEVEEVLGNLAPPEADKVEEEEEINELQHDLASSSSYNLAGDLIVDQLTKMEDFQAPQVQYGAEGNEDIGENLIALPRQSAGRCVDMVGNLNSVCGYRFSPNDYELIIYYLAQKILGMPRPLDIIQEIDVYKCDPEQLPIDEFKHALPGEAYFFTRKVRKHSNKSSSRRTIGTGYWKATDKETIVTRRKKCVGYKKTMVFYRGKAPKGKRTHWIMDEYRVNASLFPNIQRNERLKSNLENYVVCRIRRKSKSSAVSIVALSM; encoded by the exons ATGATAATGTCAAGTTTGAGCTCATTGGTTTTCTTAGTCCTAACTAACCTGCCAAGTCCTGAGGTGGATTCCGATACAGCTGAAGTTGAAGAGGTCCTGGGCAACTTGGCACCTCCTGAGGCAGATAAAGTTGAAGAGGAAGAGGAGATTAACGAACTTCAACATGACttagcttcttcttcttcttataattTAGCTGGTGACTTGATCGTAGATCAGCTAACAAAGATGGAGGACTTTCAAGCTCCTCAAGTGCAGTATGGAGCTGAAGGGAATGAAGACATTGGAGAGAACTTAATTGCACTGCCTCGTCAATCAGCAGGTCGTTGTGTTGACATGGTAGGGAATCTGAATTCAGTTTGTGGGTACAGATTTTCTCCTAATGATTATGAGTTGATCATTTATTATCTAGCGCAAAAGATTTTGGGCATGCCACGACCTCTGGATATAATCCAAGAAATTGATGTATACAAGTGTGACCCTGAGCAGCTTCCAATTG ATGAATTCAAGCATGCGTTGCCTGGAGAGGCATATTTCTTTACACGTAAAGTGAGGAAACATTCAAATAAATCAAGTTCAAGACGAACTATTGGCACGGGATACTGGAAAGCCACGGATAAAGAAACCATTGTGACTCGCAGGAAGAAGTGCGTCGGCTATAAGAAAACTATGGTTTTCTACAGGGGAAAGGCACCGAAAGGGAAGAGAACCCATTGGATTATGGATGAATATAGAGTGAATGCCTCGTTATTTCCTAATATTCAGCGTAACGAACGCCTTAAATCCAAC TTGGAGAACTATGTGGTATGCAGAATCAGAAGAAAGAGCAAAAGTAGTGCTGTAAGTATTGTTGCTCTTAGCATGTAG
- the LOC8289127 gene encoding uncharacterized protein LOC8289127, translating into MGFKRPFDCEDFQELPFKQARQVDYSNKMTQFADLYRTTSEETDVTDDQEGSFGKSQEHESSGNNCVSEASKLVKDFGIAVPWSLVTSNSVDDDVGSRFTAYSSDFLEHEFDVPRRLEASDDAYFSYLDSSPRKQVPLGPNHQASSPLFGKRVNKNRLEWEDTLDPGSSSLSESDLDIHTDNEEKFLGTCIIPMPDTETSADNSDEIGGGRKDCSCMDEGSGRCVQQHIMEARESLLKFLGHEQLVHLGFCEMGEEVTHKWTKEEERVFHAVVNSNPASLGQNFWKHLSHVFSTRSTMEIVSYYFNVFMLRRRAVQNRSNFLDIDSDDDELHGINRGSFKARVLDEDDDSDIESFDQYDHADYGEDTLIEDGEDDDDDSDGDQGDSSGEATGEDSGVDNVSETPGTKSLDGSRFDVVNRAGLVGEDFTVQDNSCMSFEFQADTIDSCDPADTEVAEQGSRVRSHEKECFPGNGDGYSDGVDQVYLLDSCDAKAWDSRYTVPIKGVDFLPTCNIIEEIFGQGTSGDKK; encoded by the exons ATGGGATTTAAACGACCTTTTGATTGTGAGGACTTCCAGGAGCTTCCTTTTAAGCAGGCTAGACAGGTGGACTATAGCAACAAGATGACTCAGTTTGCAGATTTATATAGAACTACATCTGAGGAAACTGATGTTACCG ATGATCAAGAAGGAAGCTTTGGAAAATCTCAAGAGCATGAGAGTTCTGGAAACAACTGTGTTTCTGAAGCTTCAAAGTTGGTGAAAGATTTTGGGATCGCTGTTCCTTGGTCTTTGGTTACGAGCAATTCCGTGGATGATGATGTTGGTTCTCGCTTCACAGCTTACTCTTCTGATTTCCTGGAACATGAATTTGATGTTCCCCGGAGATTAGAAGCTTCTGACGATGCTTACTTTTCATATTTGGATTCTTCTCCTAGAAAACAAGTTCCTCTTGGACCAAATCATCAAGCGAGCAGTCCATTGTTTGGCAAGCGTGTAAATAAGAACCGGTTAGAATGGGAAGACACATTAGATCCCGGTAGCTCCTCGCTCTCTGAGTCTGACCTCGACATTCACACTGACAATGAAGAGAAGTTTTTGGGCACTTGTATTATTCCCATGCCAGACACAGAAACATCTGCAGATAATAGTGATGAGATTGGAGGTGGCAGAAAAGATTGCAGTTGCATGGATGAAGGCTCTGGTAGATGTGTGCAACAGCACATAATGGAAGCTCGGGAAAGTCTCTTAAAATTCCTTGGGCATGAACAGTTAGTTCATTTGGGATTTTGTGAGATGGGAGAGGAGGTGACACATAAATGGACCAAGGAAGAGGAACGTGTGTTTCATGCAGTTGTGAATTCCAATCCTGCATCATTGGGCCAGAATTTTTGGAAGCACCTGTCACACGTGTTTTCTACTCGATCTACCATGGAAATTGTCAGCTATTACTTCAATGTATTTATGCTACGGAGACGGGCTGTTCAGAACAGATCTAACTTTTTGGACATTGAcagtgatgatgatgaattgcatggaatCAATAGGGGATCTTTTAAAGCTCGTGTACTAGATGAAGATGATGACTCTGACATCGAGTCTTTTGATCAATATGATCATGCGGATTATGGGGAGGATACTCTTATTGAAGATggtgaagatgatgatgatgacagTGATGGGGATCAGGGAGACAGTAGCGGAGAGGCCACTGGAGAAGATTCTGGGGTAGATAATGTTTCAGAAACACCTGGTACAAAATCATTGGATGGGAGCAGGTTTGATGTTGTTAATAGGGCAGGGCTTGTTGGAGAGGATTTCACTGTCCAAGATAACTCGTGCATGTCTTTTGAGTTCCAAGCTGATACGATAGACTCTTGTGATCCAGCTGATACTGAAGTTGCTGAGCAAGGTAGTCGAGTTAGGAGCCATGAGAAAGAATGCTTCCCTGGTAATGGAGATGGATACAGTGATGGAGTGGATCAGGTGTACTTGTTGGATTCTTGTGATGCTAAAGCTTGGGATAGCCGATACACAGTTCCAATAAAAGGCGTTGATTTTCTACCAACTTGTAACATTATTGAAGAGATTTTTGGACAAGGAACATCTGGTGACAAGAAGTGA